TGGCGCAGGAAGTGGCTGCGCGATTTAATCGGATTTACGGCGAGGTGTTTCCCATTCCCGATGGCGTTTATGGCACGCGCTTGAAGGGCACAGATGGTCAGAGTAAGATGGGGAAGAGCTACGGCAATGCTATTGATTTGTCGGATAGAGAAACGTCTATGCGGACAAAGGTGATGAATATGGTTACCGATCCGGGGCGGGTGCGGGCAACTGATCCGGGAAATCCCGATGTGTGTTCGGCATTTCACTATCGAGAGGTGTTTGATGAAGAGAATGCCGAGCAGGTGGCAAGGGCCTGCCGCAGCGGGACGATTGGCTGTACGACGTGTAAAGGCGCGTTGGCAGATGTGCTGAATGATTTTATGACGCCGTTTCGGGTACGCCGTAAGGGTTTTGAAGAACAGCCCGATTTGGTGCGCGATATTTTGAATTTAGGCGGTGCGAGGGCGCGTATTGAAGGACAACGCACGCTGGAACACGTCAAGGAGGTGATGGGGATGGGGTATAATGCGTTGATGGGATGAGGAGGTTATTTTTTCTTTTTGAGCTGGGTGTAGATGGCTTCCCAGCGTTCGGGATGGCTTTCGTGGGTGTTGAGGGGCTGAAAGCCCGCGTCGAGGTAGGTTTTGATGGCCGGTAGGCGCCAGTCATCGGTTTTTAGATGTGCTTTTTGATAGCCCAGATCTTTTAAGCGATGGAGGACGAGGGCGTTGAGCAAATGCCCGAGTCCTTTGCCGCGGTGGTCTGCGTGCGCGGCGACCATGTGAACTTCACCCGTTTCCGGCGATTGGCCGGGTGTTTTCCAGGCACACGCGCTGGCTATGGGAGCGTCGTTGTGGGTGATGAAAAAGAGGTTTTCTGCCCGGAAGCGGGGATCGCGGATCAATTGCGCTCGGCATTTCTCCGTCGTCCAGTTGCTGCCCACATTGCCTTCCATGATGCGACACCAGGCGGCTTCGTCACCCGAACGATAGGTGCGTGTGGCATAACCGGTAATTTGCTGAATTTCGGGCAGGTTATTGAGGTGGTCGCGAAACATTTCGAGTTGCGGCAGGTGTTCGACAGGAGGGGCGAATAGTTTTTTGAGCCAGTTGAACATGTGATTTCCATTTTTCAATGGGCTTCCAGCCAGGTATTTCCCATGCCCATTTCAACCACAATTGGCACGGACATTGGCAGGGCATTTTTCATCGCGTCTTCGATTAGGGGCATCGCGATATCGACTTCGTCTTTGTGCATGTCAAAGACGAGTTCGTCGTGTACTTGTAGCAGCATGCGCGTTTTTAAGTCCCGTTCAAACAGGGCATCCTGGACGCGGCGCATCGCAATTTTAATCATGTCGGCAGCTGAACCCTGAATCCGCGAGTTGATTGCGTTGCGCTCGGCACTTTTGCGCGTGGTGGCATTGCGCGAGTGGATATCCCGCAAATATCGCCTGCGTCCGGTCATGGTTTCCACGTACCCGTGTTCTCTGGCAAAGTCAATGGTGTCATCCATGTACTTTTTTGCGCCGGAAAATTGCTCAAAATATTGCTCAATTAAATTACCGGCTTCAAAGCGCGGAATATTCAGGCGTTGCGCCAGGCCAAAGGCCGAGATTCCATAAATAATGCCAAAGTTTACGGTTTTTGCCTGCCGACGCATGTCGTCGGTTACATCGCGTTCGTCCAATCCGTAAATTTTCATTGCGGTTGCCGCATGGATATCCAGTCCTTCTCGAAAGGCCCTGTGCATCTCTTCATCGCGACTGAGTTCAGCCGCTACGCGCAATTCTATCTGCGAATAGTCTGCTGACAAGAGCGTGTAATTTTCATTGCGAGGTACAAAGGCTTTGCGAATTTCGCGCCCCTTTTCCGTGCGAATGGGAATATTTTGCAGATTTGGTCCGTGCGATTGCAACCGTCCGGTGGCCGTGACGGCCTGCTCGTAGTGCGTGTGGATGTGCCCGGTACCCTTAAATACCGCGCCCGGCAACATATCCAGATAGGTGGATTTCAATTTTGAATATGTTCGATAT
The window above is part of the Gemmatimonadota bacterium genome. Proteins encoded here:
- the trpS gene encoding tryptophan--tRNA ligase — encoded protein: MSRTIVLTGDRPTGRMHLGHYVGSLKNRFEMQDEFQCFFMIADYQALTTHRDRTEDLEHHVREMVLDYLAAGFDPKKSVCFLQSQVPQLAELTMIFSNLVTLPRLLRNPTVKEEMGKMGLGNRVPYGFVGYPVSQAADILLFRPRYVPVGPDQRPHIELAQEVAARFNRIYGEVFPIPDGVYGTRLKGTDGQSKMGKSYGNAIDLSDRETSMRTKVMNMVTDPGRVRATDPGNPDVCSAFHYREVFDEENAEQVARACRSGTIGCTTCKGALADVLNDFMTPFRVRRKGFEEQPDLVRDILNLGGARARIEGQRTLEHVKEVMGMGYNALMG
- a CDS encoding GNAT family N-acetyltransferase; its protein translation is MFNWLKKLFAPPVEHLPQLEMFRDHLNNLPEIQQITGYATRTYRSGDEAAWCRIMEGNVGSNWTTEKCRAQLIRDPRFRAENLFFITHNDAPIASACAWKTPGQSPETGEVHMVAAHADHRGKGLGHLLNALVLHRLKDLGYQKAHLKTDDWRLPAIKTYLDAGFQPLNTHESHPERWEAIYTQLKKKK